The genomic DNA TTCGTCATCGGCCATATTGGACCCTTGCACAGGCTGTCATTCACAAGAGCCAAGCCCGCGGAACGGCAAGCCGATTTGCGTCCAAACCTGTTCCTGTTCAGCTTCCCAACGATCGTGCATAGCCTGTCGTTTAACAGCCAGTATTGGTCGAATACCATAATTTCTACAATAACTTCAGCAGTGGGCGAAGAAGCGGTGACAGACACTTACGCGTGTTCAAACTCAGAGAACAGGTACCAGGCCTGGGCAAGACGCAGCAAGTAGTGACTGCTCCTGCTCACGCGTCCAGTAAGGCCGGCATCGAGAGCAAGGCCATTCGATGGGCACTGTGCGACCGACGCCTTGTCGACAAGGCTCGTCTGCGCTCTGTTATTTTGATCACATAGACGTGCTGCAATAGAAAACCATGATCTCGTTGCCTGATTGGGTAATATCATTTCTGTGGCATATACAGTCTAATGCTGTGTCGCACCTAGTTCAAGTTCATAGATACATCCTTGTGTGCATCAAACTTCCCTTAGTTCTCGACCCACTCTCCGCCGATCCATCGGTTGAGGAAGTCAAGCGACGCCTCAGGCTGGTTATATGGCACCTACCACATGTTAGTACAGTTGCAAGACTATGGAGGAAAGGCAGAAAGCGGGGGATCAAACTCACCATGTGGCCGGCAGCATGGATGCGGATGAAAGTGAAGTTGCCAGAAGACTTGACTGAACCAGTCTTAGTCTTGCTGTCGGACTGGAGAGTAAGGTCCTCCATAGGCGCCTTGGCGTAAGCCTTCTGACCAGGCCACTCAAGTGCCTGGGTCCAGGCGAGGTTACCGAGCCCTAGAGAATGTTAGTTCGCTGCGAGTCGTATCCATGATATTGAAGTACTTACAGTTGCAAATGTAATCGGCATCACCGGCGTAGACGAGGACAGGAATCTCCTTCAGGATATCTGGGACCAAGCGGTGGAATGGTTGCATCCAGTCGCCATTGAACAAGAAGTTGCGGTTAATGTCCATGTTGCAGGAGTCGTAGCTGTCGACCTCAGCTCCAAGAGCCTTCATGACATCGTCGCGGTTGAGGTATTCTTGAATCCAGTTGAGCTCGTCGTAGCACAAGTTTCCGCCCTTGCACTTCTCGCGAACGTCGTATGGGTTCTGGCCGGTACGCTGGTATGGACCAATCAAAGCATTGTTGCAGTAGATGCTTGCTGGGACACAGGACCAGACAGACTCGCTCTTGTAGCAGCTCTCGATCAAGCTTTGGCAGCGAGCAAGCGAGTTGTCCATGCTTTGGCAAGACGACTCATCAAGCACTGCTGGCCAGCCACCATCGCCACATGCCATTGGGCGGTAGTACTCATATTGAGTGTAGCCGTCGGTAAGTCCATTACCGATCAAGACAGACTGCAGGTTGATGTTGCGGTTCTTGTGCGACAGGATCTCGGAGGCAAAGACAGGAATGTAGTGGCCAGCGTAAGATTCACCAGAGATGTGGAACGGCTGCTTTGCGTACTCTGGGAACTGCTTGAAGAAGAGGGTCAAGAGAGCGTAGACGTCTTTGCCTGCAGCTACAGTGCTGCTGACAGCGCTGCCAGAGTAGGAGTAACCAACGTTAACTGGCTGGTCCAAGAAGATGACAGAAGCGTTGGCGTTCCAGCTGGATGGGTTGTACGATGGCTTGCGATCCTTGCCGATGAATGATGGGCCAAGCTCCATGAAAAGTCCAGTGAGAGATGAGCAGCCTGGGCCTCCGTTCAACCAGAGCACGACTGGGTCGTTCTTGGGGTCATTGCGGGATTCGAAGAACCAGTAGAAGAGATGCTTGTCGTCCTCCTCATTGTCCAAATAGCCCGAGTACTGCTTGACTGTGTCAACACCGAGGCTCTTTGGGTCGACCTTCTTGGTACGGAGGTTGAACTGCTCGAGATGGCCGTCGATCTCGCGCTGCTTCTCGCCCTTGGAGTTGACGCTGAACATCTGCTCGATGTGCTCGCCCTTGGTCACGAAATCCCATTCGCGCTCGTGCTTGCGGGTGTGCTTCTTGGGCGTAGAGAAGAACGAGGCTTTCGACATCTCTTCAGGGAACATCATAGCCACTTCGTCCCACGCAGACTGAGCTTCAGCGGTAAGGTGTTTCAGCTCATCTTGGAGGT from Cercospora beticola chromosome 3, complete sequence includes the following:
- a CDS encoding uncharacterized protein (MEROPS:MER0002010), giving the protein MKVATSALLIGVAAASIPQQQQPLQPPKVVQDALNAAGDKVSGWAKPLKHLQDELKHLTAEAQSAWDEVAMMFPEEMSKASFFSTPKKHTRKHEREWDFVTKGEHIEQMFSVNSKGEKQREIDGHLEQFNLRTKKVDPKSLGVDTVKQYSGYLDNEEDDKHLFYWFFESRNDPKNDPVVLWLNGGPGCSSLTGLFMELGPSFIGKDRKPSYNPSSWNANASVIFLDQPVNVGYSYSGSAVSSTVAAGKDVYALLTLFFKQFPEYAKQPFHISGESYAGHYIPVFASEILSHKNRNINLQSVLIGNGLTDGYTQYEYYRPMACGDGGWPAVLDESSCQSMDNSLARCQSLIESCYKSESVWSCVPASIYCNNALIGPYQRTGQNPYDVREKCKGGNLCYDELNWIQEYLNRDDVMKALGAEVDSYDSCNMDINRNFLFNGDWMQPFHRLVPDILKEIPVLVYAGDADYICNWLGNLAWTQALEWPGQKAYAKAPMEDLTLQSDSKTKTGSVKSSGNFTFIRIHAAGHMVPYNQPEASLDFLNRWIGGEWVEN